A stretch of the Deltaproteobacteria bacterium genome encodes the following:
- a CDS encoding helix-turn-helix transcriptional regulator yields MTIYISTEKGNIKVIPTFHISRLVKKKIEESLRMAVEDVKPIEPLLEKIKREDPLIGSPRSALMAYITGQSLTQKRLAQKTGISQADISKMIHGKRPIGPAVAKKLGKALGVSYHKFL; encoded by the coding sequence ATGACCATTTACATTTCAACAGAAAAGGGAAACATTAAAGTAATTCCAACTTTTCATATATCACGCTTGGTAAAGAAAAAAATTGAAGAATCTCTTCGGATGGCCGTGGAAGATGTTAAGCCTATCGAACCGTTACTTGAAAAGATTAAAAGGGAAGACCCACTTATCGGCTCTCCCCGCAGTGCTCTCATGGCTTATATAACGGGTCAATCCTTGACTCAAAAAAGACTTGCTCAAAAAACAGGTATATCCCAAGCTGATATTTCAAAAATGATCCATGGCAAACGTCCTATTGGGCCTGCAGTTGCCAAGAAACTTGGAAAGGCCTTGGGCGTTAGTTACCATAAATTTCTGTGA
- the tig gene encoding trigger factor — MKVEIQKVNDIKKKLSIEVPYDHYTQEVDKAYEDLNKKVSIKGFRKGKAPLSILKKEYAGRVERDVISKLLEDSYAKAIQEHQVLAVSYPQFTDLKLEEGKPLSFAAEVEVQPEVQAKGYEGIALTKSELQVVREEIEKEIEHLRNAIATLVPVAEGIAATKGDFLTIDYKGSIAGEYPSDLSAANSTIELGLGYYLADFENGLLEIKKGETKTIDVNFPADYANANYAGKKAQFEITVKEHKRKELPALDDELAKDVGPFQSLKELEEDIQKKIHEAKTKQQNSELFNQAMEYLLQKNVFEIPEAMVAREIDYMYRSAVRDLESRKLTPEQVGLTPEQFKDKNKEVATKRIRGFLILDSIAKQQKIEISQEELNQRLETIAKQYNQPTEAVKKYYLENNLLNALINQIIGEKVFDYLLAKAEVKEKSMDRNE, encoded by the coding sequence GTGAAAGTTGAGATTCAAAAAGTTAACGATATTAAAAAGAAGTTATCGATCGAAGTTCCCTACGATCATTATACCCAAGAGGTCGATAAGGCTTACGAAGATTTAAATAAAAAAGTTTCTATTAAAGGCTTTCGTAAGGGCAAAGCACCTTTGTCAATTTTGAAAAAAGAATATGCTGGGCGCGTTGAACGCGATGTCATTTCAAAGCTTCTCGAAGACTCTTACGCTAAAGCCATTCAAGAACACCAAGTGTTGGCGGTGTCTTATCCTCAATTTACTGATTTAAAATTAGAAGAGGGTAAACCCTTGAGTTTTGCGGCCGAAGTTGAGGTCCAACCCGAAGTTCAAGCTAAGGGTTATGAAGGTATAGCCCTTACCAAATCAGAGCTTCAAGTAGTCCGTGAAGAGATTGAAAAAGAAATCGAACATTTGCGAAATGCCATTGCGACTCTAGTGCCGGTTGCCGAAGGCATTGCGGCTACGAAGGGTGATTTTTTGACTATCGATTACAAAGGTTCAATAGCAGGTGAATATCCTTCTGATCTCAGCGCTGCCAATTCTACCATAGAATTGGGGCTGGGTTATTATTTAGCCGATTTTGAAAATGGTTTATTAGAAATTAAAAAAGGTGAAACCAAAACCATAGATGTCAATTTCCCGGCCGATTATGCCAATGCCAATTATGCAGGTAAAAAAGCCCAATTTGAAATTACGGTTAAAGAACACAAAAGAAAAGAATTGCCTGCCCTAGATGATGAACTGGCTAAAGATGTGGGACCCTTTCAAAGTTTAAAGGAGTTAGAAGAAGATATTCAAAAGAAAATCCACGAGGCCAAAACCAAACAACAGAATTCTGAATTGTTTAATCAGGCCATGGAATATCTTTTACAAAAGAACGTATTTGAAATTCCCGAAGCCATGGTGGCGCGAGAGATCGATTATATGTATCGTTCAGCCGTGCGCGATTTAGAGAGCCGAAAACTAACCCCTGAGCAAGTGGGTTTAACCCCTGAGCAATTTAAAGATAAAAATAAAGAAGTGGCGACCAAAAGAATCCGTGGTTTTTTAATTTTAGATTCCATTGCTAAACAGCAAAAAATAGAAATCTCTCAAGAAGAATTGAATCAACGTTTAGAAACCATAGCCAAGCAATACAACCAACCCACTGAAGCTGTAAAAAAATATTATTTAGAAAACAATTTGCTCAATGCCTTAATTAATCAGATAATAGGCGAAAAAGTCTTTGACTATCTCTTGGCTAAAGCTGAGGTTAAAGAAAAAAGTATGGATCGCAATGAATGA